A genomic segment from Anaerobaca lacustris encodes:
- the wecB gene encoding non-hydrolyzing UDP-N-acetylglucosamine 2-epimerase: MSKILLIVGARPNFMKMAPLYFELTQTAGFDPIIVHTGQHYDYAMSQAFFEDLQLPESHHYLGAGSGSHAEQTAKVMIEFEKVLAQEHPDLVVVFGDVNSTVACSLTAKKQLVPVAHVEAGLRSFDETMPEEINRRVTDAISDLLLTPSVDGDENLRREGALDGRVRCVGNIMIDSLVTILGRIGADQEAQMLDDLALGTGSYVLVTLHRPSNVDEPDSLRQILVYLNHLSEKLPVVFPMHPRTRKNIERFGIDVPFTKDFRIIEPVRYRQFILLQKNARFVLTDSGGIQEETTYLKLPCLTLRPNTERPITITQGTNELVDMETIEEKSDRILSGRWKEGTVPALWDGRTAERIVRVFQEFGVSDSATRKEPVRSAL, encoded by the coding sequence GTGTCGAAGATCCTGCTGATTGTCGGGGCCCGGCCGAACTTCATGAAGATGGCGCCGCTGTACTTCGAGTTGACGCAGACCGCCGGATTTGACCCGATCATCGTGCACACGGGCCAGCACTACGACTATGCGATGTCCCAGGCCTTCTTCGAAGACCTGCAGCTTCCGGAGTCGCATCATTATCTGGGCGCCGGCTCGGGGAGCCACGCCGAACAGACGGCCAAGGTCATGATCGAGTTCGAGAAGGTGCTCGCTCAGGAGCATCCCGACCTCGTCGTCGTGTTCGGCGACGTCAACTCGACGGTGGCCTGTAGCCTGACCGCAAAGAAACAGCTCGTTCCCGTCGCGCACGTCGAGGCGGGGCTGCGCAGCTTCGACGAGACCATGCCTGAGGAGATCAACCGGCGTGTGACCGATGCGATCTCCGACCTGCTGCTGACTCCCTCCGTCGACGGGGACGAGAACCTCCGGCGCGAGGGCGCCCTCGATGGTCGCGTGCGCTGCGTGGGCAACATCATGATCGATTCGCTGGTCACCATCCTGGGACGCATCGGCGCCGATCAGGAAGCCCAAATGCTGGACGATCTCGCCCTGGGGACGGGTTCCTATGTCCTGGTGACGCTGCATCGCCCGTCGAACGTGGACGAGCCGGACAGTCTCAGACAGATTCTGGTCTACCTGAACCACCTGTCGGAGAAGCTGCCCGTAGTCTTTCCGATGCACCCAAGGACCCGGAAGAACATCGAGCGGTTCGGGATCGACGTGCCATTCACCAAAGACTTTCGGATCATCGAGCCGGTCCGATACCGCCAGTTCATCCTGCTTCAGAAGAACGCGCGATTCGTCCTGACCGATTCTGGCGGCATTCAGGAGGAAACAACGTATCTGAAACTGCCGTGCCTGACCTTGCGTCCGAACACAGAACGGCCCATCACGATCACCCAGGGCACGAACGAACTGGTCGATATGGAGACAATCGAGGAGAAATCCGATCGGATCCTGTCGGGCCGATGGAAGGAAGGCACGGTTCCAGCGTTGTGGGACGGCCGCACGGCCGAACGCATCGTCCGGGTCTTCCAGGAGTTCGGTGTCTCTGACAGCGCCACCCGGAAAGAACCCGTCCGCTCGGCCCTCTGA
- a CDS encoding glycosyltransferase family 4 protein has translation MADPERQPRAKVCMLTTVHMPFDGRIFHKEAKSLAKAGYDVVLIARHDKAETVDGVRVAPLPEPRGRFHRMTSVTWRLYRLAVREDADVYHFHDPELMIVGLLLKARGKKVIWDVHEHYPNSIMDKFWISQGLRRCVSKSFDLFERAVVRFFDLVIYTTPLVGARYQTLKVACARIENYPIVELSDTFERNPQKQIIYLGAMSRTRGLVEVIEAFALVAARHPDWRLVLVGVARPASFEDELKALAKKRGIEKNVTFVPWVPYEEKERLTSAASIGVITYLPYSNNTSCLPNKLFDYMLVGMPVVASNFPLYREVVKPSRCGLIVDPSRPEEIAEAITYLIEHPDEARAMGECGLRAVRERYNWEGQSVQLCRMYEVLLGTTGGQQRVEDPADCRGPAELHEDGAAVLRVDADRRI, from the coding sequence ATGGCTGATCCGGAACGACAACCTCGCGCGAAGGTCTGCATGCTGACGACCGTCCACATGCCGTTCGACGGGCGCATCTTCCACAAGGAGGCGAAGAGCCTGGCCAAGGCCGGCTACGATGTCGTGCTGATCGCCCGGCACGATAAGGCCGAGACCGTGGACGGCGTGCGCGTCGCGCCCTTGCCCGAGCCACGAGGCCGCTTCCATCGGATGACGAGCGTGACTTGGCGTCTGTACCGGCTGGCGGTCCGGGAGGATGCGGACGTGTACCATTTCCACGATCCCGAGCTGATGATCGTCGGCCTGCTCCTGAAAGCCCGTGGCAAGAAGGTGATCTGGGACGTGCACGAGCACTACCCCAACAGCATCATGGACAAGTTCTGGATCTCGCAGGGCCTGCGGCGGTGCGTGAGCAAGTCGTTCGACCTGTTCGAGCGGGCGGTGGTGCGGTTCTTCGACCTGGTGATCTACACGACGCCGCTGGTCGGGGCGCGCTACCAGACGCTCAAGGTGGCCTGTGCCCGGATCGAGAACTACCCGATCGTCGAGCTGTCCGACACGTTCGAAAGGAACCCGCAGAAGCAGATCATCTATCTGGGCGCGATGTCGCGCACTCGGGGGCTCGTCGAGGTAATCGAGGCGTTCGCCCTTGTGGCCGCGAGACATCCCGACTGGCGACTTGTGCTGGTCGGCGTGGCGAGGCCGGCGTCCTTCGAAGACGAGCTGAAGGCCCTGGCGAAAAAGCGAGGGATCGAGAAAAACGTAACCTTCGTTCCCTGGGTGCCTTACGAAGAAAAAGAAAGGCTTACCTCTGCGGCGTCGATTGGAGTGATCACCTACCTGCCCTATTCGAACAACACGAGTTGCTTGCCGAACAAGCTGTTCGACTATATGCTGGTAGGCATGCCGGTGGTGGCGTCGAATTTCCCGCTCTACAGGGAGGTTGTCAAACCGAGCCGGTGCGGCCTGATCGTCGATCCGTCCAGACCCGAGGAGATTGCCGAGGCAATAACGTATCTCATTGAACACCCGGATGAGGCGCGCGCGATGGGCGAATGTGGGCTTCGTGCCGTCCGGGAGCGATATAACTGGGAAGGACAGAGCGTACAACTCTGTCGTATGTATGAGGTCCTTCTGGGGACCACTGGAGGGCAGCAACGTGTCGAAGATCCTGCTGATTGTCGGGGCCCGGCCGAACTTCATGAAGATGGCGCCGCTGTACTTCGAGTTGACGCAGACCGCCGGATTTGA